A window of the Roseovarius sp. S88 genome harbors these coding sequences:
- a CDS encoding RluA family pseudouridine synthase yields MTKVQTLTVAEGEGDQRLDRWFRRRFPHVSQGRIEKMCRKGELRVDGGRAKANTRVEEGQQVRVPPLPDPAQSTPARPKVSDRDAEMIRNTVIYRDDHILALNKPPGLPVQGGSKLTRHVDEMSDALRFELDETPRLVHRLDKDTSGVLLMARSRAVAARLTAAFRDRDTRKIYWAVVAGVPVPRMGTIRFGLVKAPGHGSKGEGEKMLCLHPRDIDQTPGAKPATTDYAVVENAGTRTSWMALVPITGRTHQLRAHMAEIGHPIVGDGKYGGSGQENLGDGWGAQLGGDISRKLHLHARSLSLKHPVTGAQLSLTAPLPDHMARTWETFQWRPQDAAADPFEDLS; encoded by the coding sequence ATGACTAAGGTTCAAACCCTAACCGTTGCAGAAGGCGAAGGTGATCAGCGACTGGATCGGTGGTTTCGGCGGCGATTCCCGCATGTCTCGCAAGGGCGGATTGAAAAGATGTGCCGCAAAGGAGAGTTGCGCGTTGATGGTGGGCGCGCCAAGGCCAACACGCGGGTTGAAGAAGGTCAGCAGGTGCGTGTGCCGCCCTTACCAGACCCCGCACAGTCCACACCTGCGCGGCCAAAAGTATCAGACCGCGACGCGGAGATGATTCGCAATACTGTGATTTACAGGGACGACCACATTCTGGCGTTGAACAAACCTCCGGGCCTACCCGTGCAGGGTGGAAGCAAACTGACACGCCACGTGGATGAAATGTCAGATGCCCTCCGCTTTGAACTGGATGAGACCCCGAGGCTTGTTCACCGGCTCGACAAGGATACATCCGGCGTTTTGCTTATGGCCCGAAGCCGTGCCGTCGCCGCCCGACTGACGGCAGCATTCCGAGATCGCGACACGCGCAAGATTTACTGGGCGGTGGTCGCCGGGGTGCCAGTCCCTCGCATGGGCACCATCCGTTTCGGGTTGGTCAAAGCACCGGGCCACGGGTCCAAAGGTGAAGGCGAAAAGATGTTGTGCCTGCACCCGCGTGATATTGACCAAACACCCGGCGCCAAACCCGCGACGACAGATTACGCTGTGGTCGAAAATGCGGGCACGCGTACGTCCTGGATGGCTTTGGTGCCCATTACCGGACGCACACATCAACTTCGCGCGCATATGGCCGAGATCGGGCATCCGATTGTGGGGGATGGCAAATATGGCGGCTCAGGTCAGGAAAACCTGGGCGATGGGTGGGGCGCGCAACTCGGTGGTGATATCAGCCGCAAATTGCATCTGCATGCCCGGTCGCTCAGCCTGAAACACCCTGTCACCGGAGCACAGCTCTCCCTTACAGCTCCATTGCCGGACCATATGGCGCGAACATGGGAGACGTTTCAGTGGCGGCCTCAGGAT
- the crcB gene encoding fluoride efflux transporter CrcB — MVMTFLQVGLGGAIGSMLRFGVGMAVVRSTGASFPLAILPVNVIGSFLMGLVVVYTFQRDLTALNPFLMTGILGGFTTFSAFSLEAFTLYERGEIGQAAVYVALSVVLSILGLAMGVWLARSLWA; from the coding sequence ATGGTGATGACCTTTCTTCAGGTGGGATTGGGCGGGGCCATTGGCTCTATGCTGCGCTTTGGCGTTGGTATGGCTGTTGTTCGGTCAACAGGTGCCAGCTTTCCATTGGCCATCCTGCCGGTTAACGTGATTGGGTCCTTCCTCATGGGTCTTGTTGTGGTCTACACGTTTCAACGCGACCTGACAGCTCTGAACCCTTTTCTGATGACAGGTATCCTTGGCGGTTTCACAACCTTCTCGGCATTTTCTCTAGAGGCTTTTACACTCTATGAGCGCGGTGAGATTGGCCAGGCCGCAGTCTATGTCGCGTTGTCAGTGGTGCTGTCGATCCTTGGGCTTGCCATGGGCGTTTGGCTGGCAAGGTCACTTTGGGCATGA